The DNA window TAACTCACATTAATGTTGATTAGAATATTTTAACTCTTTTAACATGAAATGgctaaataaaagtcaaataatataatatatatgttgTGATGTCAGTGTCATATGTTCTTTTATATTATCTGTGTCGAAGTGTCCGTGTTGTGTCATGTCCCAGTAACTGTTTCAGAGTCCGTGCTTCATACACATTGAATCACTTATGTGTTATGTGAAAAGTTATTGAATTGCATCACCATTTTTTCTAATGTAATCCATGTTTGATGGTGCAGCTAGTTGAAAACAGCAACTGTACGAGATTGAACAAGGAAATTGCTGAGAAGAGTCATCAATTAAGGCAGATGAGAGGAGAGGATCTTCAAGGTATGAATGTTGAACAATTGCAACAATTGGAGAGGTCTCTTGAAATTGGCTTGGGACGTATAATagaaaacaaggtcttcaattcTACCTtctccttttaattttatttttgtcatatgattatatgtaactaaaatatgtttttgtttttttccaggGAGAGAAGATTATGATGGAGATAAATGATCTCCAAAGAAAGGTGAGAAAACTTGAACTGAAGTTTCCATTTACATGATTAATAACTTGCCTCAGGTTGCAAATATTTAATGAGGTTAAAAGGTAGTGTATTGACAATATAAAATATCATAATGATTTAAAATGATTCATGGTGGTAATTGATTGAGAGTGTAGAATTATTTTACACTTTCAATGCATATCCTTTTTTCTCATATTTAATTTGAACATAATTTTAGTAACACATATTGTATTGTGACTgcataaaaaatcataatttataACCATTGATGTGGTTAAAATAGTGagaaaagtaataaaaaaatacagaaaactattattttttaatacatttttcATTTCTATGAAATTTATAAACATTACAGTCCTAAACTATAATAAGAATAAAGCGtcttaaaaaaacaatatttactagcaataaataaaaattgatgttgaattttatatattatttaatcttTAATAAGTTCATGAGGTGTTATTATTTTCGGACTTAGATTCTCTTCTATCTTTTCTCTCAAACTCTCTTTCACTAATTCAGCTGTCTTCTTTAATTTATGACTTTCTTTAATTTatgactttatatttattttttctttcatctcACATTTGTTTTGTGTGAAAGAGAAGGAAGGAAGGAGAGATCCAAAgtagttatttttattattatcacaaaattttgaaatagaaaacaaataataaatattttgatgCATGCATACACTTGTTTTGtgtgaaggagaggatccaaagtAGTTATTTTCATTATTATCACAACATTTTGaaatagaaattaaataataaatattttgatgCATACATATGTAactttaaactaattaaaaacaaataatctattaaaaataaaaacaaaactaattaaataaattgtgTTTAAGCTGCTGCTTCTTCTTTCCTTCCTTAAAGTAATAACTCTTGTTCAATCTGCAGGGAAGACAACTGATGGAAGAGAATGATCGACTAAAGCGACATGTAtgatattcttcttcttctatctaTTCTAAGTTCTAAGATAAGATTTTTAACATGTTTCATCATGCAAACTAGTACATTTGGCATTGAATATTTAGTAGTTTTAGAATATAGTTTGAAATTTGCTAATAAATGAGTAGTATATTTTGGCACCTAAGGTGGCGGGCATGATGAATAACGGCAAAATGGTTGgaggagttgaatatgagaatgTGGTTATTGAAGAAGGTCAATCCTCAGAATCTGTCACTAACGTTTACAACTCCACTGGTCCTCCACAAGACTATGAGAGTTCAGACACATCTCTTAAATTAGGGTAACTTCATTTTAATCAACTTTCACAAATTTAGCTCGAGATATTCTAATATTTTGCCCTAATTCATTTTTCATGTGCCATTTGCAGGCTTCCATATGCCGGATGAAGGTGTGTTTGTGCCAAGGGATTATTAACcttatgattaattaattaattaacaagtgTTGTTATTGGATAAATTTCTTAAATGTTATGGCTTTAATCTTTTGCCATATAGTAAATAAATATGTATATGTATGTTTTCTAGATGATCTCATTCGGAAGTTATTTAAAAGTAATTTCTAGTTTGTGTTTAACTCGTATTTAGTTTAACCAGAACGATTCATGAGGTCAGTCATTTAAGTGATTATGACATGAGTTCGATATATTCACCACCAATATCGAATATGTTGGTGGGTGCTTTGTGAAGCATTTGCATTGTGATGGATGTGTAATAATTGTTGAATGTTGCGAGTATAGTGACTTTGCAAGAAATGTTTGCATCATATAGTATTTTGAAGAAATGGAATGAAAGTAATTCGTTAGCTTAGTTAGTAATTAAGGGTCAGCTAACCATACCCACAACCTAGGGCCTAACAAAATTGAGGTCTCAAAATAACTAGTTCTTgggttttataatttaaaaatt is part of the Vicia villosa cultivar HV-30 ecotype Madison, WI linkage group LG2, Vvil1.0, whole genome shotgun sequence genome and encodes:
- the LOC131650389 gene encoding MADS-box protein SVP isoform X1, producing the protein MAREKIQIKKIENATARQVTFSKRRRGLFKKAEELSVLCDADVALIIFSSTGKLFEYSNLSMREILERHHLHSKNLSKMEEPSLELQLVENSNCTRLNKEIAEKSHQLRQMRGEDLQGMNVEQLQQLERSLEIGLGRIIENKGEKIMMEINDLQRKGRQLMEENDRLKRHYILAPKVAGMMNNGKMVGGVEYENVVIEEGQSSESVTNVYNSTGPPQDYESSDTSLKLGLPYAG
- the LOC131650389 gene encoding MADS-box protein SVP isoform X2, whose product is MAREKIQIKKIENATARQVTFSKRRRGLFKKAEELSVLCDADVALIIFSSTGKLFEYSNLSMREILERHHLHSKNLSKMEEPSLELQLVENSNCTRLNKEIAEKSHQLRQMRGEDLQGMNVEQLQQLERSLEIGLGRIIENKGEKIMMEINDLQRKGRQLMEENDRLKRHVAGMMNNGKMVGGVEYENVVIEEGQSSESVTNVYNSTGPPQDYESSDTSLKLGLPYAG